The DNA region TGCCGTCGCCGGCGCTTCGAGCGCCCGATCCGCGCTGGCCGATCGGTAATGGCCAATCGGCCATCATCGGTCCGGCCGACCTCTAGCCAGGCGGCGCGGGCATCCCCACATCTGCGTCGAAAGGGAGGGTTCCGCGTCATGCCTCTGCTCAGTCTTCTCCTCAATGTGTTGTGGCTGTTCACCGGCGGCATCTGGATGGCGCTCGGCTGGCTGCTGGCGGCGGTCCTGATGGCCTTGTCCATCATCGGCCTGCCCTGGGCCCGCTCCGCCCTGACCATCGCCCGCTACACCCTGCTGCCCTTTGGACAAACCGCCGTGCGCCGGGATGAGTTCCGCGGACGTGAGGACATGGGCACCGGCTTCCTGGGCTTCATCGGCAATATCATATGGTTCGTGCTGGCCGGCTGGTGGCTGGCGCTCGGCCATCTGCTCTCGGCGGTGGGTCTGGCCGTCACCATCATCGGCCTGCCCTTCGCCTGGGCGCATCTGAAGCTCGCCCTGCTGGCGCTCTGGCCGGTCGGGACCGAGATCGTCTCATCGGACGATTTCGACCGGCGCATGGTCCGCCGCTACTGATGGCTGACCTGTCATCGGCCCGACAGCCTGGCGCGCCTTCATCGCCTTCAGCATGACCGAGGCGCGCCAGAAGCCCAGCCCGGCGCCATCGACGAAATGGACATGGCGGTCGGCGGTCACGTCGCCGACCAGACAGGTCACCGTGGTGGCGTCGGCCCGCGCCGTGCCATAGCGGATGGTGCCGGCCTCCGCCGTCCGCGCCAGCTGAGCCTCGATCGCGTCGGCCTCCTGCTCCGTCACATCCAGCACCAGCCGCGGCCCGCCGGCCGATTTGCGGAAATCGGTGCGCTCGGCCATGTGTCGGCGGTAGCGCCGCGGGTCGAAGCCGCCCAGCCGGGCGCCCAGCGTCAGCAGCAGCGCCAGCAGCCCCGATCCCGCCAGCGCCCGCCCCACCCGCCGGATGCGGGTCGGCCAGCCGGCGCCGTCCCGCCCGCCGCGCGCCTCCATCAGCAGCGAGCGCCAGGACGGCGGCCAGCGCACGTCCAGCCGGTCGCCGTCGCCCAGCGGAGCGGCGCCGGCGGTGGGGACGATGGCCTCGATGGCGCGCTGGACACGGGCCAGCTCAAGCAGCCCCGCCGCCCCCGGATCGACGGCGTCGACAATCACGCACAGCACGGTGCCGCGGCGCGGCGGCACCGGGTTCCAGCGGCAGGACACCGACTCAAGCCCCGGCAACGGCCCCGGCAGCGGCGGCAGACGCCAGCGCGCCTCCTCCTTCACCCAGGCGTCGGCGGCCACCACGCCGGCCCCCAGGAAAAGCCCGAAGCTGTTGCCGTTGCCGACATCATGCAGGGCGGCCATCACCTCCAGCCCCTGGTCGAGCAGGGCCCGCACCGGCACCAGCCCGACGCGCAGCGGCACCTCCATCACCTCCGCCGACCAGTGGGCGAGGGCCGAGAGCGCCGCCCTCGCCCCCTCCTCCCGCCCCGGCGGCACCGCGGCGATGGCGCCGTCGCCGCCGAACTGGCAGGCCACCGGCTCCCCGCCGACCCGCAGCGCATCGGACAGCACGGCGACCACCCCGGCGGCGACGAAATTGACGTCACGGTGGCGGCCTTCCCCAGCCAGCCGCGTGCTGCCGGTCACGTCGGCCACCGCCAGCGACCAGCCGCCGTCGAGCGCCGCATAGAAGCGGGGATCGGACGCCTCCGCGGCGAAATCACGGATGATGGGCAAAAGCGCCATGACAAACCTTTCCCCGACGGCCAGCCGATGGGTGATGAGCAAATGCTAACATGGCAGCGACCTGGACAGATCACCATTCGGAGTCTTCCCCCGCAAGCGTGGGCATGGAAATTACTGCGCCGCAACAGAAGCTTGCGTCATTAACCATTACTAAAGGATATGCGCGGGACTATGGCGGCTCTGTTTCAGGCCTCCGTCCCGAGGAGACATCGCGTTTCATGTCTTGGCTGTCGAAATTTTCCGGAGGCAACAAGGACCAGGCCGCCGCCAAGGCGGCACCGGAGGCGCGGCGGGAACGCCCGTCCACCCCGCCCAAGATCGTGATCGACCATCACGACTATGTGCCGGAGGAGTTCGTGCTCGGCTCCTTCCGCATCCGCCCCTATGAGGGCGACCTGATCGCCAAGCAGAAATTCGATTTCCGCCTGCAATTCGACATCGGCGGCGACCCGGTGGACGTCGCCTGTCTGGGCGTGGTGGTGAAGCTGACCGAGGAGGCCGGCCTCGTCGCCCGCTACCAGCCGCCGCAGCCCTTCTACGAGCGCAAGCTGATCGACTACATGAAGGCGCTGCGCGGCCTGTAAACAGCCGAAGCGGCCCGAAGATGGTGGTGCTTGGCGCCGGCTGACACTATATCTATGGGCATGCCGATCCGTCTCCTGCCCGAAACCCTGGTCAACCGCATCGCCGCCGGCGAGGTGGTCGAACGTCCCGCCGCCGCCGTGAAGGAGCTGGTGGAGAACGCCATCGACGCCGGCGCCACCCGCATCGACGTGGTGGCGCGCGACGGCGGCAAATCGCTGATCGCCGTCACCGACGACGGTTGCGGCATGACCGCCGACGAATTGGTTCTGGCGGTCGAACGCCACGCCACCTCCAAGCTGCCGGGCGACGACCTGCTCGACATCCGCTCGCTGGGATTCCGGGGGGAGGCGCTGCCCTCCATCGGCGCGGTGAGCTGCCTGACCATCACCAGCCGCGCCCGCGGCGCCGACAGCGCCTGGAGCCTGACGGTCGACGCCGGCGCCAAGGGATCGCCGCAGCCGGCGGCGCTGGCCCAGGGCACGCGGATCGAGGTGCGCGACCTGTTCGCCGCCGTGCCGGCCCGGCTGAAATTCCTGAAGGCGTCGCGCACCGAATACGACCACATCGCCGATTGCCTGGAACGGCTGGCGA from Azospirillum sp. B510 includes:
- a CDS encoding YccF domain-containing protein; this encodes MPLLSLLLNVLWLFTGGIWMALGWLLAAVLMALSIIGLPWARSALTIARYTLLPFGQTAVRRDEFRGREDMGTGFLGFIGNIIWFVLAGWWLALGHLLSAVGLAVTIIGLPFAWAHLKLALLALWPVGTEIVSSDDFDRRMVRRY
- a CDS encoding DUF3095 family protein, which codes for MALLPIIRDFAAEASDPRFYAALDGGWSLAVADVTGSTRLAGEGRHRDVNFVAAGVVAVLSDALRVGGEPVACQFGGDGAIAAVPPGREEGARAALSALAHWSAEVMEVPLRVGLVPVRALLDQGLEVMAALHDVGNGNSFGLFLGAGVVAADAWVKEEARWRLPPLPGPLPGLESVSCRWNPVPPRRGTVLCVIVDAVDPGAAGLLELARVQRAIEAIVPTAGAAPLGDGDRLDVRWPPSWRSLLMEARGGRDGAGWPTRIRRVGRALAGSGLLALLLTLGARLGGFDPRRYRRHMAERTDFRKSAGGPRLVLDVTEQEADAIEAQLARTAEAGTIRYGTARADATTVTCLVGDVTADRHVHFVDGAGLGFWRASVMLKAMKARQAVGPMTGQPSVAADHAPVEIVR